A genomic window from Vitis riparia cultivar Riparia Gloire de Montpellier isolate 1030 chromosome 18, EGFV_Vit.rip_1.0, whole genome shotgun sequence includes:
- the LOC117907270 gene encoding uncharacterized protein LOC117907270: MAATTSTTCTSLFNLRPASDEPRARTSSTHASPGCGKLDGVAMWFINGVAAAFFASLERCSCIRIATEDDCDDANDLPLIFNDGNLRHDGGSGSRRRRAKGKKGGGLVDQE; encoded by the coding sequence ATGGCTGCTACTACCTCCACCACCTGCACTAGCTTATTCAATCTCCGGCCAGCTTCGGATGAGCCCAGGGCCCGAACCTCATCCACCCATGCCTCACCCGGGTGCGGAAAGCTCGATGGGGTGGCTATGTGGTTCATCAATGGTGTTGCAGCTGCTTTTTTCGCCTCCCTTGAACGGTGTTCTTGTATCCGCATCGCCACTGAAGATGACTGTGATGATGCCAACGACTTGCCCTTGATCTTCAACGATGGAAATCTCCGGCACGATGGCGGCTCCGGTAGCCGGAGGAGGAGAGCTAAAGGGAAGAAAGGAGGAGGGCTTGTTGATCAGGAGTAA
- the LOC117907195 gene encoding phytosulfokines 3-like, with translation MSKHTSLFTILLLFFTLSSAARHEPTFVTDSAVKFQYEEVEAEKNMEVVGGSCEGAADKDECLMRRTLAAHTDYIYTQKKKP, from the exons atgtcCAAGCATACCTCCCTCTTCACCATACTCCTCCTGTTCTTCACACTATCCTCCGCCGCACGCCATGAGCCGACCTTCGTCACCGACTCTGCTGTGAAATTTCAGTACGAG GAAGTGGAAGCAGAGAAGAACATGGAGGTCGTGGGCGGGAGTTGCGAAGGGGCAGCAGATAAGGATGAGTGCTTGATGAGAAGAACCCTGGCTGCTCATACCGATTACATCTATACTCAGAAGAAGAAGCCCTGA